The sequence below is a genomic window from Halococcus salsus.
TGGGAGAACCCCTACCGGACCGTGAATCCCGAGTACATGGAGGCGGCGTGGTGGGCCTTCGGCGAGGCCGCCGACCGGGGACTCGTCGAGCAGGGCAAGCGCTCGATCACCCAGTGTCCGCGGTGTGAGACCGCCATCGCGAAGAACGAGGTCGAGTACCACGAGGTCGAGGACCCCTCGATCTACGTGAAATTCCCGCTCACGGACCGCGAGGGCAGCCTCGTGATCTGGACCACGACCCCGTGGACGGTCCCCGCGAACACCTTCGTCGCGGTCGACGAGGACGTCGAGTATCTGGAGGTGCAGGCCGAACGCGACGGGGAGAGCGAGGTGCTCTACCTCGCCGACGGTGTAGTCGAGGACGTGCTGAAGAAGGGCGGGTACGACGACTACGAGGTGCTCGACGAGTTGGCCGGCGAGGAGCTGCTCGGCTGGGAATACGAGCGCCCGCTGGCGGACGTCCTCCCCGAGCGCGACGAGACCGAGGGTGCGTTCGAGGTCTATCACGCCGACTACGTCGAGGTCGACAGAACTGGATTGGTTCACTCCGCGCCCGGCCACGGTCAGGAGGACTTCGAGCGCGGTTCGGAGCTCGGCCTGCCCGTGTTCTGTCCCGTCGGCGACGACGGGGTCTACCTCGACGGAGCCGGGAAGTACGCGGGCGAGTTCGTTCGCGACGCGAACCAGGAGATCATCGCGGACCTCGACGAGCGGGGCGCGCTGCTCGCCGAGGAGACCTACACTCACGACTACGGCCAGTGCTGGCGGTGCGATACGGACATCGTCTTCCTCGCCACCGACCAGTGGTTCGTGACGGTGACGGACGTCAAAGCGGAGATGCTCGCGAACATCGAGGACTCCGAGTGGTACCCCCCGGAGGCCCGCGACGGCCGCTTCCGGGACTTCGTGGAGGGCTCGCCCGACTGGAACGCCTCACGCCAGCGCTACTGGGGCATCCCGATCCCGATCTGGACCCCGGAGGACTGGGCCGGCGGGATGGACGAGGTGGTCGTGATCGCCACCCGCGAGGAGCTCGCCGAGCGGGTCGATCAGTCTATCGACCCCGAGACGGTCGACCTCCACCGCCCGACCGTCGACGACCTCACCATCACCGAGGACGGGAAGACGTACACCCGCGTTCCGGACGTCTTCGACGTCTGGCTCGACTCGGCGGTGGCCTCGTGGGGCACGCTCGACTATCCCGAAGAGGAGGAAAAGTTCGAGGAGCTCTGGCCGGCCGACCTCATCATGGAGGCCCACGACCAGACCCGCGGCTGGTTCTGGTCACAGCTCGCGATGGGGACGACGGCGCTCGGGGAGGTCCCCTACGAGCGGGTGCTGATGCACGGCTACGCCAACATGCCCGACGGCCGCGGGATGTCGAAGTCGAAGAACATCACCGTCGAACCCGGCGAGGTCATCGCGGAGTACGGGGTCGACCCGATGCGGCTGTTCCTGCTCTCGGTGACCCCGCAGGGTGACGACATGCGCTTCTCGTGGGAGGAGACCGAGACGATGCAGCGCACCCTCAACATCCTCTGGAACGTCTTCCGGTTCCCGCTGCCGTACATGCGCCTCGACGGCTTCGATCCCAGCGAAACGAGCCTCGACGACGTCTCCCTCGAACTGGAGGACGAGTGGGTGCTCTCGCGGCTCCAGACCGTGGAAGCCGAGATGACCGAGGGATGGGAGGAGTTCCGCCAGGACCGCGCGCTCAACGCGCTACTCGACTTCGTGGTCGAGGACGTCTCGCGGTTCTACGTCCAGAGCGTACGTGAGCGGATGTGGGAGGAGGCCGACAGCGACTCGAAGCGGGCGGCCTACGCCACCTTCTACGAGGTGCTCTCGGAGGTCGTGGCGTTGCTCGCACCCTACGCGCCGTTCGTGGCCGAGTCGATGTACGGCACCCTCACCGGCGACGACGGCTTCGACACCGTCCACATGCGCGACTGGCCCGAACCCGACGCGAACTACCGGGACCCCGACCTCGAACGCGAGGTGGCGGTCGCCCGCGGAGTCGAGGAGGCCGGCTCGGCGGCGCGCCAGCAGGCCGAACGCAAGCTCCGCTGGCCCGTCACCCGCGTCGTCGTCGACACCGAGAGCGAGGCGGTCGCTGACGCGGTGCGCTCGCGCTCGGCGATGGTCGAGGACCGGCTCAACGCCCGCCGCGTCGAGGTCGTCGGCCCCGACGAACAGTGGGGCGAGCTCCGCTACAGCGCCGAAGCCGACATGTCGGTGCTCGGCCCCGCGTTCGGCGAGCAGGCCGGCGAGGTGATGACCGCCCTCAACGAAGCCCGGATCGAGGAACCCACCCTCTCGGCGCTCGAAGACGCGGTGGCCGACGCGCTCGGTGAGTCGGTCGAGGTCACCGACGAGATGGTCGAGTTCGTGGTCGAACTCCCCGACGACGTGGCGGGGAGTTCGTTCGATGCGGAGGGCGGCGGCACCGTCTACGTCGACACCACGCTCACCGAGGATATCGAGAGCGAGGGCTACGCCCGCGACGTCGTCCGGCGTGTCCAGGAGATGCGCAAGGAGCTCGACCTCGACCTCGAAGCGCGGATCCGACTCGACCTCGATATCGCCGACGACCGGGTCGCCGACCTCGTCCGCGAGCACGAGGAGCTCATCAAGACGGAGGTTCGCGCCGAGGAGCTCGGCGCGGTGGCGGACGGCCACCGACGCGAGTGGGACGTCGAGGAGACGACCGTCGAGATCGCCATCGAGCCGCTCGTGGAAGCCCAGGCGTAGACTTCGTCACGGGACCTCGATCGGTTCGTCGGATTTTCGAGCGTTCGGAGAAGCGACGAGAGGGTTCTCAGGCCGCCTCGGCCGTCCAGTGGTCGTAGGCCCGTGCGGCCGCGATGAAGAGGAAGACGACCCCGACCATGTCGACGAGCGTGCTGACCAGCGGCGCGAGGAAGGAGACGGGACCGAGCACGCCGACGAGCAGCGTGCCCACGACCTGCAACACGACGCTCACGAGGACGAGCACGACCACCAGCCCCGCGACCGCGAGCGGCGCGTCCGCGAGCACGCCGAAGCTCCGCCGGAACGCCCGCACGACGTTGTCGTCCTCCACCGCGACGAACGCGAACGCGAACAGCGACGCCGCCGCGACGACCACGACGACGACGAAACCGACCGCGATCCCGACGATTCCGAAGAGGCCCGCGAGCACGAGCCTGACGACGAGGGCGGCGAGCCCGACGACGAACACCCCGAGGAAGTTGAGGAGGCCGAACCCGAGGTTGTGGGTGAGGTGGTGGCGTTCGACGATCCCCCACTGGTCGGCGAAGACCCGGACGAGGAGGAGCGAGAGATACAACAGGACCACGAGCAGGACGAGGCTCGCGACCAGTGGGAGCGGGCTGGCGGTGAGCAGCGGGGGCGAGGCCCCCCCGCCCGCCGCGATGAGTCCGAGGTCGGCCCCGCCGCTCGGAACCAGCGCGACCGCCGTCTCGACGACCACGAGCGCCAGAAGGACGAGCAGCGCGGGGCCGGTCGCCAGCCGTCGGAGCGACTCGCGGAGCACCGTGCCGACGCTAAATGCCATGTCGAATCGAATTCGAGCCGGAATACTGTGTTTTGCGGTTTCGAAACCGGTGGCGTGGACCGGTTCCGGGGACGTGGCCGGTCAGTTGGTTTCGAGCGGCGGGAGCATCCCCTCGATGCGCTCGATGTCGACGTCGAGCCAGTCGGGCACCTTGAGCTGGTCGCCGTACTCCGCGGGGTCCTGGTCGATCTCGAAGCCGGGCCCCATCGTCGCGTACTCGAAGACCGAGCCGCCCGGTTCGGTGATATAGCGCGAGTGGAAGTAGTCGCGGTCCTTGCGCGACGTGGTGATGTAGCCGTTCTCGCGAAGCAGGTCGCTCACCGCGTCCTGTTCCCAAGTGTTCTCCACCTGGAAGGCGACGTGGAGGTAGGTCCCGATCCCCATCACGCCGTCGGGCGCGTTCGGGCGGATCAGCACGTCGACTTTGTCGGCACACGGCGCGTCCCCCGGCGCTCGATATCGGATGCGGTCGCCACGCTGTGGGTGGGTAGCCTCGCCGATCCGATCCCAGCCCATCACTTCGAGGACGTCCATCGTGCCGGCGGGGTCGGCCGAGTGGATGGTCGTGTTGAACATCCCGCGGATGGCGTGCTCGGCGGGCACGTCGTTGCCCTCGGTCCAGGGTTCGATATCGGACTCGCCGGTCACGAGTTCGAAGGGTAAGCCGTCGGGGTCGGTGAACTCGATGGCGGTCTCGCCGAAGCGTTCGTCCATCGTGTAGGTGACCTCGTGGTCCTCGAAGCGGCCCTGCCAGTACTCGACCGACCCCTCCGGGATGGTCAGCCCGACCGACCGGAGCTTCCCCTTCCCGACCACGCCCTGCTCCATCGGCATGTTGGTCATCGGGAAGTAGGTCACGATCGAACCGGGGGTGCCCACCTCGTCGCCGTAGTAGAGGTGGTAGATCTTCTCCGGGACGTCGAATCTGACCGTGCGCTTGACGAAGCGGAGGCCCAGCACGTTCGTGAAGAAGTCGTAGTTCTCCTGGGGGTCGTCACAGAACGCGGTGACGTGGTGGATTCCGTCTATGTTCGGCATGGTGTGGTCCGGCACCACATACGACGGGGCCCTAAATGTAATTGTTGTTTACAGAAGACTTTGCAGGGCGGTCAGTCGCCGGTCGATGCGGGTAGCGGGACCACCGGCTCACATCCCACGAACGAACTCGCGAAGCTCCTCGTTGAATCGTTCAGGAGCCTCCCGGAACGGCGTGTGGCCGACGGCCGGATAGAGCGAGGTTCGCGCGTCCGAGGCGAGCGCTGCGGTGACTTCGACCGCCCTCGGTTCGACGATCCGGTCCTCCGCGCCGTGGGTGAACAGCAGGGGAACGTCGAGTTCGGCGACCGTCTCCCGGTGTGAGAGGGTTCGTGAGCGCATCCCGTCGCGGACGAACGGCGGGACGACGACGTTGTAGCCGAGGACGAAGTAGCGCTCGACCGGATCGAGGTCGCCCACGACGGAGCGCTCGACGAACCGTTCGAGCGTCCGCACGCTCTCCTCGGCGTCCTCTGAGGTGATGGCGGGGAACAGTTCGAGATAGGCCGAACCGAGCAGTTCGGTCGCGGCGTCGGTGCCCATCCCGGAGACGACGCCGACGAAGTTCACCCCTCGAATATCGTCGGTTCCGTACGCGCGGAGGTAGTCGAGGGCGACCAGACAACCGTACGACCACGCCACGATGACCACCTCGTCGAGGGTCTCGACGACGGCCTGTACGTCCGCCGCCCAGAGCGACGAGTCGGTGTAGGCGCGCTTCTCACGAGGGGTCTCCGAGCGGCCGTGACCCCGGTTGTCCACCCGCACGAGGCGGAACTCGTCGGCGAGGGGCGACTCGAACTGCTTCGTCCACGACAGCCGGCTCTGGGAGTAGCCGTGGAGGAACAGGACAGTCGGTCCGTCCGCGGGTCCCGTCTCCTCGACGTAGAGCTCCACGCCATCGCCGCCGCGAACCGTCCGTGATCGCATGACGGTCGAGAGACGGTACCGAGTCATTTGATTCTTCGTGCCGTCGTCGACCCGAGAGACCGAGCGAGCGCGCTGCTGTGGACTGAAGGTATAAACTCCCGCCGAGCCAGTCTCGACCATGGCACCGCCGTATCCGACTCAGCGCCCGACGGACGCGACACACCTCCCGGCGGACGAGTTCGACCTCCCGACGGAACTCCTCAACCTCCCGTGGATCGACAGCCACACCCACGCCCAGACCCTCTCGTGGGCGGACCGCGAGCGCTACTCGCTGGCCGGCTGTCGCGCGATGGTGATGGTCGCGTCGGGCTATCACTGGACGCCGTACAAACCCGTGACCGCCGCGGACGTCCGATACCTCTGGGACGACGCGATCAACCGTCGGCGGGCGATCGAACGTAACCACTTCTTCGAGGCCGGGCTCGCGCTCGGGGCGCACACGGGCGTCCGGATCGAGAACCCGGCCGACCTCGTCGGCTCGATGGCCGACTACTGCGGGCTCGACGAGGTCGTCGCCGTCGGTGAGACGGGGATCACCCCGGCCCAACACGTCGAGTCGTGGGATCTCGACGCCCAGTTCGAGCTCGTGCAGGCCCAGATGGAGCTCGCGGACGAACACGACCTGCCGGTGATCCTCCACACCCCGAACGCGACCGGCGAGGGACCGGACTACCGACCGGGTGTCGGGCTACCGGGGTTCGAGCTGAACACCGAACTCGCCGAGGAGCCGGTGCTCACCGGCGAAAACCCCGCGCTCGAAGCCGTCGAGATCGACGTCGACGCCGCGCGGGAGGCGGGGCTCGCGGAGGAGCGGATCGTCGCCTCCCACGCCGACCCCAACAACGTCGACTACCTGCTCGGCGAGACGG
It includes:
- a CDS encoding TatD family hydrolase, producing the protein MAPPYPTQRPTDATHLPADEFDLPTELLNLPWIDSHTHAQTLSWADRERYSLAGCRAMVMVASGYHWTPYKPVTAADVRYLWDDAINRRRAIERNHFFEAGLALGAHTGVRIENPADLVGSMADYCGLDEVVAVGETGITPAQHVESWDLDAQFELVQAQMELADEHDLPVILHTPNATGEGPDYRPGVGLPGFELNTELAEEPVLTGENPALEAVEIDVDAAREAGLAEERIVASHADPNNVDYLLGETDCYASFTVGYEWLTGVSAADVAAAIEAYGPDRVLVETDCANVLDTDVFSVKRTILELYRLGIDIDDIRQVVFENPRSVYGLAD
- a CDS encoding alpha/beta fold hydrolase, with protein sequence MRSRTVRGGDGVELYVEETGPADGPTVLFLHGYSQSRLSWTKQFESPLADEFRLVRVDNRGHGRSETPREKRAYTDSSLWAADVQAVVETLDEVVIVAWSYGCLVALDYLRAYGTDDIRGVNFVGVVSGMGTDAATELLGSAYLELFPAITSEDAEESVRTLERFVERSVVGDLDPVERYFVLGYNVVVPPFVRDGMRSRTLSHRETVAELDVPLLFTHGAEDRIVEPRAVEVTAALASDARTSLYPAVGHTPFREAPERFNEELREFVRGM
- the ileS gene encoding isoleucine--tRNA ligase produces the protein MSRFEDVAERYDPDAVEERVFDYWDAVDAYEQTKEHRADAEPFFFVDGPPYTSGAAHMGTTWNKTLKDAYIRWHRMRGYDVTDRPGYDMHGLPIETRVEENLGFENKKDIEEFGMEPFIEACKEYADEQLDGLQSDFKSFGVWMDWENPYRTVNPEYMEAAWWAFGEAADRGLVEQGKRSITQCPRCETAIAKNEVEYHEVEDPSIYVKFPLTDREGSLVIWTTTPWTVPANTFVAVDEDVEYLEVQAERDGESEVLYLADGVVEDVLKKGGYDDYEVLDELAGEELLGWEYERPLADVLPERDETEGAFEVYHADYVEVDRTGLVHSAPGHGQEDFERGSELGLPVFCPVGDDGVYLDGAGKYAGEFVRDANQEIIADLDERGALLAEETYTHDYGQCWRCDTDIVFLATDQWFVTVTDVKAEMLANIEDSEWYPPEARDGRFRDFVEGSPDWNASRQRYWGIPIPIWTPEDWAGGMDEVVVIATREELAERVDQSIDPETVDLHRPTVDDLTITEDGKTYTRVPDVFDVWLDSAVASWGTLDYPEEEEKFEELWPADLIMEAHDQTRGWFWSQLAMGTTALGEVPYERVLMHGYANMPDGRGMSKSKNITVEPGEVIAEYGVDPMRLFLLSVTPQGDDMRFSWEETETMQRTLNILWNVFRFPLPYMRLDGFDPSETSLDDVSLELEDEWVLSRLQTVEAEMTEGWEEFRQDRALNALLDFVVEDVSRFYVQSVRERMWEEADSDSKRAAYATFYEVLSEVVALLAPYAPFVAESMYGTLTGDDGFDTVHMRDWPEPDANYRDPDLEREVAVARGVEEAGSAARQQAERKLRWPVTRVVVDTESEAVADAVRSRSAMVEDRLNARRVEVVGPDEQWGELRYSAEADMSVLGPAFGEQAGEVMTALNEARIEEPTLSALEDAVADALGESVEVTDEMVEFVVELPDDVAGSSFDAEGGGTVYVDTTLTEDIESEGYARDVVRRVQEMRKELDLDLEARIRLDLDIADDRVADLVREHEELIKTEVRAEELGAVADGHRREWDVEETTVEIAIEPLVEAQA
- a CDS encoding VOC family protein gives rise to the protein MPNIDGIHHVTAFCDDPQENYDFFTNVLGLRFVKRTVRFDVPEKIYHLYYGDEVGTPGSIVTYFPMTNMPMEQGVVGKGKLRSVGLTIPEGSVEYWQGRFEDHEVTYTMDERFGETAIEFTDPDGLPFELVTGESDIEPWTEGNDVPAEHAIRGMFNTTIHSADPAGTMDVLEVMGWDRIGEATHPQRGDRIRYRAPGDAPCADKVDVLIRPNAPDGVMGIGTYLHVAFQVENTWEQDAVSDLLRENGYITTSRKDRDYFHSRYITEPGGSVFEYATMGPGFEIDQDPAEYGDQLKVPDWLDVDIERIEGMLPPLETN